The following are from one region of the Coccinella septempunctata chromosome 7, icCocSept1.1, whole genome shotgun sequence genome:
- the LOC123318074 gene encoding uncharacterized protein LOC123318074, translated as MEGKIDLLPITKEKYISFTKHYDDYHINFRFIDSFRFMACSLDKLASYLEEFPNLKSQFPEESEEHISLLTNKGVMPYDYIDSYDRFDETSLPPIEAFYNKLDCRKCPRRRYERAQLVWNKFKCQNLGEYSDLYMKTDILLLADVFEQFRSSCHKTYGLDPAHYFTLPGYTWDAMLKYTKQELELLTDVDMFLFVERGIRGGLSQVCGKRRAHANNKYIPNYDSTKPENYLMYFDVNNQYGWAMSQCLPYGGFTWTDTNINVLQIPDDAPEGYILEVDLEYPRELHDVHKDLPFCPEHYNSKTQTPCYASQQNAKLMATLHQKKKYIIHYRNLKQALKNGLIITKIHRVLKFKQSTWLKSYIDLNTDLRKNAENEFEKNLFKLMNNAVFGKTMENIRKRVNVHLLTKWKGRYGAETYISKPEFKNSVIFNENFVAVEMRKLQIYLNKPIYVGMSILDLAKTTIYDFHYHYMNEAFSAGCTILYTDTDSLIYEVSEDPYERMKLDCYERFDTSDYPKNNTYGIPQVNKKVLGMMKDENNGISCVFTDTGKNSFKS; from the exons ATGGAAGGGAAAATCGATTTGTTACCGATAACTAAGGAGAAATATATCAGTTTCACCAAACACTATGATGATTATCACATTAATTTCCGATTCATTGATAGTTTCCGATTCATGGCTTGCTCTTTAGACAAACTAGCGTCCTATTTAGAAGAGTTTCCGAActtgaaatcacaatttcctgAGGAATCTGAAGAACATATCAGTCTTCTTACGAACAAAGGAGTAATGCCATATGATTATATCGATTCCTATGACCGATTCGATGAAACTTCTCTTCCACCTATTGAAGCATTCTATAACAAATTGGATTGTAGGAAATGTCCACGAAGAAGATATGAGAGAGCACAACTTGtgtggaataaattcaaatgtcagaatttggGCGAATACAGCGATCTCTAcatgaaaactgacattctattgctggctgacgtatttgaacaatttcgatCGAGCTGCCATAAGACTTATGGATTAGATCCTGCGCATTATTTTACTTTACCAGGATATACGTGGGATGCtatgttgaaatatacaaaacaggaattagaacttctcaccgatgttgatatgtttttgtttgttgaaagAGGAATTCGGGGCGGCCTTAGTCAAGTATGTGGTAAACGACGAGCACATGCGAACAACAAGTATATACCAAACTATGATTCAACTAAACCAGAAAATTACCTCATGTACTTTGATGTCAACAATCAATATGGATGGGCAATGTCACAATGTCTACCATACGGCGGTTTTACGTGGACCGATACAAATATAAATGTCTTGCAAATTCCTGATGATGCTCCCGAGGGTTATATTTTAGAAGTCGATCTCGAATATCCTAGAGAATTGCATGATGTGCACAAAGATCTTCCATTCTGTCCAGAACATTACAACTCTAAAACTCAAACACCTTGTTATGCATCTCAGCAAAACGCTAAACTTATGGCCACATTAcatcaaaagaagaaatatatcATCCACTACAGAAATCTGAAGCAAGCATTGAAGAATGGATTGATTATAACAAAAATACATCGAGTGCTCAAGTTCAAGCAATCTACATGGCTCAAGTCTTACATCGACCTCAATACGGATCTGAGAAAGAATGCCGAAAATGAGTTCGAGAAGAATCTCTTCAAACTGATGAACAACGCTGTTTTTG GAAAAACGATGGAGAATATTCGGAAAAGGGTTAATGTCCACCTTCTAACAAAATGGAAAGGACGATATGGGGCGGAAACTTATATCTCCAAACCTGAATTCAAGAACTCTGTTATTTTCAATGAGAACTTTGTAGCTGTTGAAATGCGAAAGCTGCAGATCTATTTGAACAAGCCAATTTATGTGGGAATGAGTATCTTGGATTTGGCTAAAACTACTATTTATGACTTCCATTACCACTACATGAATGAAGCTTTCAGTGCTGGCTGTACCATCTTATACACAGATACCGATTCTCTCATTTATGAGGTCTCTGAAGATCCTTATGAAAGAATGAAACTTGACTGTTATGAAAGATTTGATACCTCAGATTATCCCAAGAATAATACTTACGGTATTCCTCAAGTTAATAAAAAGGTATTAGGAATGATGAAGGATGAAAACAATGGAATA TCATGTGTATTCACTGACACAGGAAAAAATAGCTTTAAGTCCTGA